A single window of Kitasatospora sp. HUAS MG31 DNA harbors:
- a CDS encoding ATP-binding protein, translating into MRTTSPFTVGRDSEIALLERAMTELRRRCGQALFLLGEAGIGKSRLVGDTLERAADLGLPVLRGRGSATGAGTPFRPLVEAVSSRFRTTGPPEDAELEPYRPALARIVPEWRRPGVQGHPENVVELAEALLRLLAVLGREGGCVLALEDLHDADSETVAVVEYLVDNLAGLPVLLVATLRPEPGEALDLVHAAERRRVATALRLGPLGAAEVRAIAAGCLGVGAGDVPEPVVERLAGGGGGNPYLVEELLAEMVGSGSLRPEGRGWALVGDPAATVPAAVVRHHVHRVDQLGREAGEFLLLAATLGDRFSASDVQLVSGHADRRLFALLRAAVDAGFVVPDQEEPGRYAFRHALTVEALLATVTPAERSALARQTAAALHRADPGLSDERCQLGARLLEAAGDRAGAARLYAEAGRQALAAGASGSAVQMLERGHELAAEADRTGIAESLLFALVEAGQLDRALALGDALPAAGKAALGADRRVALHTRLAWASVIAERGPETVAQVAAARALLPPDAEPAQLAALTVVEGYLALLPGQGGPPVDAERSARHAAEVAERSDLPVLACQAWQLLALLARERGFDDADGCLERMLAVAEAHALPVWRVEALVRLGANAFLRTGDARGLEQARDAARGVGAILLAQQTEGFLALHAVLGGRPAAAREIIDRCRDATARMRNLATHRYLLLTSATLAAHRGARREMERELLAFRRAGGEESILTPVMFGLCRAVCALLEEDRGRAEAELAAAGAWEEQHPSVFYLAGRYGLRPLLDVLAGRAGRPAYEAAAQAPAAALAWNRQFLRLTDAVLLGREGRAEEAADLVDAVRAAAALFPTGAHLGLRLVAEAALADGWGEPLVWLRAAEDHFHGIGAPSVAGACRALLRQEGASVGQRRSGRDRIPAGLRALGVTLREYEVFALLVERPGNQDIGRRLSISPRTVEKHIASLLRKTGLPDRVALGRLAAEYAH; encoded by the coding sequence ATGCGTACGACTTCGCCGTTCACCGTGGGGCGTGACTCCGAAATCGCGCTGCTCGAACGCGCGATGACGGAGCTTCGGCGGAGGTGCGGGCAGGCGCTGTTCCTACTCGGCGAGGCCGGGATCGGCAAGTCCCGTCTGGTCGGCGACACCCTGGAGCGGGCGGCCGATCTCGGCCTGCCGGTGCTGCGCGGCCGGGGCAGCGCCACCGGCGCCGGCACCCCGTTCCGCCCGCTGGTGGAGGCGGTGAGTTCCCGGTTCCGCACCACGGGCCCGCCCGAGGACGCCGAACTGGAGCCGTACCGACCCGCGTTGGCCAGGATCGTGCCGGAGTGGCGGCGGCCCGGCGTTCAGGGCCACCCGGAGAACGTGGTGGAGCTGGCCGAGGCGCTGCTGCGGCTGCTCGCCGTGCTCGGCCGGGAGGGCGGCTGCGTGCTGGCCCTGGAGGACCTGCACGACGCGGACTCCGAGACCGTCGCCGTGGTCGAGTACCTGGTCGACAACCTGGCCGGGCTGCCGGTGCTGCTGGTGGCGACCCTGCGGCCGGAGCCCGGTGAGGCGCTCGACCTGGTGCACGCCGCCGAGCGGCGCCGGGTGGCCACGGCGCTGCGGCTCGGCCCGCTGGGCGCCGCGGAGGTCCGGGCGATCGCCGCGGGCTGCCTGGGCGTCGGCGCCGGGGACGTCCCGGAGCCGGTGGTGGAGCGGCTGGCCGGCGGCGGGGGCGGCAACCCGTACCTGGTGGAGGAGTTGCTCGCCGAGATGGTCGGCTCGGGCTCGCTCCGGCCGGAGGGCCGGGGGTGGGCGCTGGTCGGCGACCCGGCGGCCACCGTCCCGGCCGCCGTGGTCCGCCACCATGTCCACCGGGTCGACCAGCTGGGCCGGGAGGCCGGCGAGTTCCTGCTGCTGGCGGCCACCCTCGGCGACCGGTTCTCGGCCTCCGACGTGCAGCTGGTCTCCGGGCACGCGGACCGGCGGCTGTTCGCCCTGCTGCGGGCCGCCGTGGACGCCGGGTTCGTCGTCCCCGACCAGGAGGAACCCGGCCGGTACGCCTTCCGGCACGCCCTCACCGTCGAGGCGCTGCTGGCCACCGTCACCCCCGCCGAACGGTCCGCCCTGGCCCGGCAGACCGCCGCCGCCCTGCACCGGGCCGATCCCGGCCTGTCCGACGAGCGCTGCCAGCTCGGCGCCCGGCTGCTGGAGGCCGCCGGCGACCGGGCCGGCGCGGCCCGGCTGTACGCCGAGGCCGGCCGGCAGGCCCTCGCCGCGGGTGCCTCCGGCTCCGCCGTCCAGATGCTGGAGCGCGGCCACGAACTCGCCGCCGAGGCGGACCGGACCGGCATCGCCGAGTCCCTGCTGTTCGCCCTGGTCGAGGCCGGGCAGCTGGACCGGGCGCTGGCCCTGGGCGACGCCCTGCCCGCCGCCGGCAAGGCCGCCCTCGGCGCCGACCGCCGGGTCGCCCTGCACACCCGGCTCGCCTGGGCCAGCGTCATCGCCGAACGCGGCCCGGAGACCGTCGCCCAGGTCGCCGCCGCCCGGGCTCTGCTCCCCCCGGACGCCGAACCGGCCCAACTCGCCGCCCTCACCGTGGTGGAGGGCTACCTGGCCCTGCTGCCCGGCCAGGGCGGCCCGCCGGTCGACGCCGAACGGTCCGCCCGGCACGCCGCCGAGGTCGCCGAACGCTCCGACCTGCCCGTGCTCGCCTGCCAGGCCTGGCAGTTGCTCGCCCTGCTCGCCCGGGAACGCGGCTTCGACGACGCCGACGGCTGCCTGGAGCGGATGCTCGCCGTGGCCGAGGCGCACGCGCTGCCCGTCTGGCGGGTGGAGGCCCTGGTCCGCCTCGGCGCCAACGCCTTCCTGCGGACCGGCGACGCCCGCGGGCTGGAACAGGCCCGGGACGCCGCCCGCGGCGTCGGCGCCATCCTGCTCGCCCAGCAGACCGAGGGGTTCCTCGCCCTGCACGCCGTCCTCGGCGGCCGTCCCGCCGCCGCCCGCGAGATCATCGACCGCTGCCGGGACGCCACCGCCCGGATGCGCAACCTCGCCACCCACCGCTACCTGCTGCTCACCTCCGCCACCCTGGCCGCCCACCGCGGCGCCCGCCGGGAGATGGAACGCGAGCTGCTGGCCTTCCGCCGCGCCGGCGGCGAGGAGTCCATCCTCACCCCGGTGATGTTCGGCCTCTGCCGGGCGGTCTGCGCCCTCCTGGAGGAGGACCGCGGCCGCGCCGAGGCCGAACTCGCCGCCGCCGGCGCCTGGGAGGAGCAGCACCCCAGCGTCTTCTACCTGGCCGGCCGGTACGGGCTGCGCCCGCTGCTCGACGTCCTCGCCGGACGGGCCGGCCGGCCCGCCTACGAGGCCGCCGCCCAGGCGCCCGCCGCCGCCCTGGCCTGGAACCGGCAGTTCCTGCGGCTCACCGACGCCGTCCTGCTCGGCCGGGAGGGCCGGGCCGAGGAGGCCGCCGACCTGGTCGACGCCGTCCGGGCCGCCGCCGCGCTCTTCCCCACCGGCGCCCACCTCGGACTGCGGCTGGTCGCCGAGGCCGCGCTGGCCGACGGCTGGGGCGAACCGCTGGTGTGGCTGCGCGCCGCGGAGGACCACTTCCACGGCATCGGGGCACCGTCGGTGGCGGGAGCCTGCCGGGCGCTGCTGCGGCAGGAGGGGGCGAGCGTCGGGCAGCGGCGCAGCGGCCGGGACCGGATCCCGGCGGGCCTGCGGGCGCTCGGGGTCACCCTCCGCGAGTACGAGGTGTTCGCCCTGCTCGTCGAACGCCCCGGCAACCAGGACATCGGCCGCCGTCTCTCGATCTCCCCCCGCACCGTGGAGAAACACATCGCCAGTCTGCTCCGCAAGACCGGCCTCCCCGACCGTGTCGCCCTCGGCCGCCTCGCCGCGGAGTACGCGCACTGA
- a CDS encoding WXG100 family type VII secretion target: MGVVLPDELAWILDLIGVDWPNVDEDDYREMADAVRQFAEEIDQHRNDLHQAVEQMAGENAGAALDAFQAHWGKVNGTHIHQLAEGCRLVGTVLDGVAVVITGAKVAAIVQLGILAAEVIAAQAAAPFTFGLSEAGAIGATQATRVIVRRLLKEAEEQIVDQLISMATGPIISALGSMAGELVLQLGEQALGMGDGVDLGRIGKAGEQGLKDGADDSLGQIGINRGTGATA; this comes from the coding sequence ATGGGCGTCGTGCTGCCCGACGAGCTGGCATGGATCCTGGACCTCATCGGGGTCGACTGGCCCAATGTCGATGAGGACGACTACCGCGAAATGGCCGACGCGGTACGGCAGTTCGCCGAAGAGATCGACCAGCACCGGAACGACCTGCACCAGGCCGTCGAGCAGATGGCCGGGGAGAACGCGGGCGCCGCGCTGGACGCCTTCCAGGCGCACTGGGGGAAGGTCAACGGCACCCACATCCACCAACTCGCCGAGGGCTGCCGCCTGGTGGGCACGGTGCTGGACGGCGTCGCGGTGGTGATCACCGGGGCCAAGGTGGCGGCCATCGTCCAGCTGGGCATCCTGGCCGCCGAGGTGATCGCCGCACAGGCGGCCGCGCCGTTCACCTTCGGCCTGTCCGAGGCGGGCGCGATCGGCGCCACCCAGGCCACCCGGGTGATCGTCAGAAGGCTGCTCAAGGAGGCCGAGGAGCAGATCGTCGACCAGCTGATCTCGATGGCCACCGGGCCGATCATCAGCGCGCTCGGCAGCATGGCCGGCGAACTGGTCCTGCAGCTCGGCGAGCAGGCCCTGGGCATGGGCGACGGCGTCGACCTCGGCCGGATCGGCAAGGCCGGCGAGCAGGGCCTGAAGGACGGCGCGGACGACTCGCTGGGACAGATCGGCATCAACCGCGGTACGGGGGCGACGGCATGA
- a CDS encoding type 2 lanthipeptide synthetase LanM family protein — protein MRATPFERAAADAWWGPGVAAAEPPCAAPPDWAAFCEGVLAGLPEVPEPVAAGPLPGTSGFRSVLRPFAERAGALLPTDLPGARAELAALRAAFVDRLTAELARRAARTLVLELHAAGAAGRLSGGDPAARFRSFLRLVGGRAGSAALLAEYPVLARLLARTCLDAAAALGELLERFAADREGIVAGLLGGADPGRLVAVERTSGDGHRGGRSVAVLRFAGGARVVYKPRPMEAHAHLGALVAWFGARPGAPRLRTPAVLARSGYGWVEFVAAGPCADEAAVDRFYRRQGALLALLYVLDATDLHLENLIAAGDQPVPVDVETLFHPPALSRRPSGPVDPAALALAGSVHRTGLLPTLLLGEDSARDVSGLGGDAGGATPVEVVDWAEAGTDRMHLVRRAHAAAGAANRPVLHGRLPDPAAYQEALLAGFRAGWRVLLAGREELLGEDGLLARLFRADEVRVVARATQVYWTLLEESTHPDALRGAEEREGLLELLGAPGFGDPGLGWLLAEEAAELRDGDIPLFTARPGSADLWSGRGRRFPGALGRTGLDRVAERLAALGPRDLERQEWIVRAALAGRSAAPAHTVSGPAPAGGDLGPVDPERLLAAARTLGDRLVGEAHRGPDRVNWLGLDLLGERYWRLAPAGADLACGYPGPALFLAQLASLTGEARYAETARLALRPVPELLERLAGLRPADGVGAVGSGAFCGLGGVAYALASVAVLLDDAGLRALLEPAVELTVAAAGAEESTALRDGTAGALAALLAVHRATGSAGALRGARTCAALLLERPLPAQGSFAGGAAGVGWALLAFAATPAPGGAPYREAGLAALRRAVAAGPAGDSWCEGRTGVALAVADSPAAMADPGLARFAREAARAAAAGAPLADLSPCHGEAGVRELLGSAAAPAGRADGPRPRGPLAAALPGPDGGAGRCGTPGGLAVPGLLTGRAGIGLGLLRLGFPGRTDSVLLMRSPGGARTSTGTP, from the coding sequence ATGCGAGCGACCCCCTTCGAGCGGGCCGCGGCGGACGCCTGGTGGGGACCGGGGGTCGCCGCGGCGGAGCCGCCGTGCGCCGCGCCGCCGGACTGGGCGGCGTTCTGCGAGGGGGTGCTGGCGGGTCTGCCGGAGGTCCCGGAGCCGGTGGCCGCGGGGCCGCTGCCGGGGACGAGCGGGTTCCGGTCGGTGCTGCGGCCGTTCGCCGAGCGGGCCGGGGCGCTGCTGCCCACGGACCTGCCGGGTGCGCGGGCCGAACTCGCGGCGCTGCGGGCCGCGTTCGTGGACCGGCTGACCGCGGAGCTGGCCCGGCGGGCGGCGCGGACGCTGGTGCTGGAGCTCCATGCGGCCGGGGCGGCGGGGCGGTTGTCCGGCGGGGATCCGGCGGCCCGGTTCCGCTCCTTCCTCCGGCTGGTCGGCGGGCGGGCCGGCTCGGCCGCGCTGCTCGCCGAGTACCCGGTGCTGGCCCGGCTGTTGGCCCGGACCTGTCTGGACGCGGCGGCGGCCCTCGGCGAGTTGCTGGAGCGGTTCGCGGCCGACCGGGAGGGCATCGTGGCGGGGCTGCTGGGCGGCGCCGATCCGGGCCGGCTGGTGGCGGTGGAGCGGACCTCCGGCGACGGGCACCGCGGCGGGCGGAGCGTGGCGGTGCTGCGGTTCGCCGGCGGGGCCCGGGTGGTGTACAAGCCGCGGCCGATGGAGGCGCACGCCCACCTCGGCGCGCTGGTGGCCTGGTTCGGCGCCCGGCCGGGGGCGCCACGGCTGCGGACCCCGGCGGTGCTGGCCCGGTCCGGGTACGGCTGGGTGGAGTTCGTCGCCGCCGGGCCCTGCGCCGACGAGGCGGCGGTGGACCGGTTCTACCGCCGGCAGGGGGCGCTGCTCGCCCTGCTGTACGTGCTGGACGCCACCGACCTGCACCTGGAGAACCTGATCGCGGCGGGCGACCAGCCGGTGCCGGTGGACGTGGAGACGCTGTTCCATCCGCCGGCGCTGTCCCGGCGGCCGAGCGGGCCGGTGGATCCGGCGGCGCTGGCGCTGGCGGGCTCGGTCCACCGGACGGGCCTGCTGCCGACCCTGCTGCTCGGTGAGGACAGTGCCAGGGACGTGTCGGGCCTCGGCGGGGACGCGGGCGGCGCCACCCCGGTGGAGGTGGTGGACTGGGCGGAGGCCGGCACCGACCGGATGCACCTGGTCCGTCGGGCCCACGCCGCCGCCGGCGCGGCCAACCGCCCGGTGCTGCACGGCCGCCTCCCGGATCCGGCGGCGTACCAGGAGGCGCTGCTGGCGGGCTTCCGGGCGGGCTGGCGGGTGCTGCTGGCGGGCCGGGAGGAGCTGCTCGGCGAGGACGGGCTGCTGGCCCGGCTGTTCCGGGCGGACGAGGTGCGGGTGGTGGCCCGCGCCACGCAGGTGTACTGGACGCTGCTGGAGGAGTCCACCCACCCGGACGCGCTGCGCGGCGCCGAGGAGCGGGAGGGTCTGCTGGAGCTGCTCGGCGCGCCGGGGTTCGGCGACCCGGGGCTGGGCTGGCTGCTGGCCGAGGAGGCGGCGGAGCTGCGGGACGGCGACATCCCGCTGTTCACCGCCCGCCCCGGCTCGGCCGACCTGTGGAGCGGGCGCGGCCGGCGCTTCCCCGGGGCGCTCGGCCGGACGGGCCTGGACCGGGTCGCCGAGCGGCTGGCCGCCCTCGGGCCCCGGGACCTGGAGCGGCAGGAGTGGATCGTCCGCGCCGCGCTGGCCGGCCGCTCCGCCGCCCCGGCCCACACCGTCTCCGGCCCGGCACCGGCGGGCGGCGACCTTGGGCCGGTGGATCCCGAGCGGCTGCTGGCCGCCGCCCGGACGCTCGGCGACCGCCTGGTCGGCGAGGCCCACCGCGGCCCGGACCGCGTCAACTGGCTGGGCCTGGACCTGCTCGGCGAGCGGTACTGGCGGCTCGCCCCGGCCGGCGCCGACCTGGCCTGCGGCTACCCGGGCCCGGCCCTGTTCCTGGCCCAGCTGGCCTCGCTCACCGGCGAGGCCCGGTACGCGGAGACCGCCCGCCTCGCCCTGCGGCCGGTCCCGGAGCTGCTGGAGCGGCTGGCCGGTCTGCGGCCCGCCGACGGGGTGGGTGCGGTGGGCTCCGGGGCGTTCTGCGGCCTGGGCGGGGTGGCGTACGCGCTGGCCTCGGTGGCCGTGCTGCTGGACGACGCCGGTCTGCGCGCCCTGCTGGAGCCCGCGGTGGAGCTGACCGTGGCCGCGGCCGGGGCGGAGGAGTCCACGGCGCTGCGGGACGGGACGGCCGGCGCCCTGGCGGCGCTGCTGGCGGTGCACCGGGCCACCGGCTCGGCCGGGGCGCTGCGCGGCGCCCGGACCTGCGCGGCGCTGCTGCTGGAGCGGCCGCTGCCGGCCCAGGGCTCCTTCGCGGGCGGCGCGGCCGGGGTCGGCTGGGCGCTGCTCGCCTTCGCCGCGACACCGGCGCCGGGCGGCGCGCCGTACCGGGAGGCCGGGCTGGCCGCGCTGCGCCGGGCGGTGGCCGCCGGGCCGGCCGGGGACTCCTGGTGCGAGGGCCGGACGGGGGTGGCGCTGGCGGTGGCGGACAGCCCGGCCGCGATGGCCGACCCCGGGCTGGCCAGGTTCGCCCGCGAGGCCGCCCGGGCGGCGGCCGCCGGCGCCCCGCTGGCCGATCTGAGCCCGTGCCACGGCGAGGCGGGCGTCCGCGAGCTGCTGGGCTCGGCGGCCGCCCCCGCGGGCCGGGCGGACGGTCCGCGCCCGCGCGGGCCGCTGGCGGCGGCCCTGCCCGGCCCGGACGGCGGCGCCGGCCGCTGCGGCACGCCCGGCGGGCTGGCCGTCCCCGGGCTGCTGACCGGACGGGCCGGGATCGGCCTCGGACTGCTGCGGCTGGGCTTCCCCGGCCGAACGGATTCGGTGCTGCTGATGCGGTCACCGGGTGGAGCACGGACGTCGACAGGGACTCCGTGA
- a CDS encoding RHS repeat-associated core domain-containing protein, producing MSDGFKHSHEETEKLAEHFKLGSGKLTGSGDTHLGRARHHFGRTKGKGGLAQAAEAGVEQLMESLTKGQKALGKHLDDVGTGLKKTSANHREHEQELTRTLSQITGGKSTPGGPGGGKPSYASILGGGSGGAPKPTPPKPGPPPKPRPPAMRPNSTNPKVQGKPLTARPVKSDPVDIATGDVIFSQTDVGLDAALPLVLARTHLSSYRIGGWYGPSWASTLDQRIELDGEGVLFAAEDGMMLSYPVPEPGAAVQPVEGPRWPLFWDGTPGGGMRITDPHTGLTRHFAVPAEGAGPHARAAGTLQLPLRAVTDRNGHTVEVLYGRGGVPVEVRHSGGYRIGISTEGHRITALALLPREGAEGGEGGEPVELVRFGHDGNGHLATVTDSSRLAMSLTYDGEGRLTGWTDRVGYRYRYVYDRAGRCVQTRGDGGYLDAVFAYDTEQRVTTMTDAVGHRTVYQFDEAGRLERETSPQGAVATFQWDRYGSLLSRTDPLGRTSSFTYDEDGNLAVSTLPDGTTSSASYNDRHQVTELTAMDGARWHYEYDEQGNTVATVDPMGARTAYAFDERGRPVEVTDALGNVSRVTYDAAGLTTSLTESNGAASHTTRDAFGRLSTVTDTLGNTTSFGWTLEGRPAWRQGPDGARHEWTHDAEGRVITYRDPAGGVTRAEYGPFGKVHARTGPAGDRYTFEYDGQLRLVAVTNPAGARWTYRHDPTGEVIEETDFAGRTVTYERDLTGALTARTNAAGQRVEYIRDAQGRTVELRADGRTITFTYDGAGRVLTAGDGRTGVRRSYDPVGRMIAEECEGRVTTFSYDLLGRRTGRRTPGGAESRWTYTAIGRPETLTGPGGELRFHYDRAGREVRRECGQVVFDRRYDGLDRLTGQQVRADGRVLSSQDYAFGPDGALAGTTDHLLGTRTTRLDGRGRITALTGANWQEGYLYDRAGDLVGVQLPHTGDDQGEFAVDGGQLRRAGGTSYEYDAQGRLVRRVRRLLSGGELTWHYTWDSHDQLTSVALPDGTLARYRYDPFGRRRGKQLLAADRATVLDETVFTWAHELLVEQVRTRADRPGQQVTVWEWTPGGQRPLTQTDWLMPAADAPQHEIDRRFHAIVTDLVGTPTELVDEHGTVRWQQRTTLWGSPLPGAVEEVDCPLRFPGQYHDTETGLNYNVFRYYDPATARYLSPDPLGLGGGPNPYGYVLDPRRISDPLGLDPDMIDLYHGTNGNGATSIENLGINPRFDPRAMDFGHGGFYVTDDRDQAHRWARRQGREPGSGGPAVLHFQVSRSELEALNGRRFNDDDEIVDFITRHRNDRNGSRMHNHDHVEGPMLLNLKEWRRGDPMELGGHQIAFHQQPGVDLLSNGYVGRNRRR from the coding sequence ATGAGCGACGGGTTCAAGCACAGTCACGAGGAGACCGAGAAGCTCGCCGAGCACTTCAAGCTCGGATCCGGCAAACTCACCGGCTCCGGCGACACCCATCTCGGCCGGGCCCGCCACCACTTCGGCCGCACCAAGGGCAAGGGCGGGCTGGCGCAGGCCGCCGAGGCCGGTGTCGAGCAGCTGATGGAGAGCCTCACCAAGGGCCAGAAGGCGCTCGGCAAGCACCTGGACGACGTCGGCACCGGCCTGAAGAAGACCAGCGCCAACCACCGGGAACACGAGCAGGAGCTGACCCGCACGCTGAGCCAGATCACCGGCGGCAAGAGCACGCCCGGCGGCCCCGGCGGCGGCAAGCCCAGCTACGCCTCCATCCTGGGCGGCGGCTCGGGCGGCGCGCCCAAGCCCACCCCGCCCAAGCCGGGTCCACCGCCCAAGCCCAGGCCGCCGGCCATGCGGCCCAACAGCACCAACCCCAAGGTGCAGGGCAAGCCGCTGACGGCCCGCCCGGTCAAGAGCGACCCGGTGGACATCGCCACCGGCGACGTGATCTTCTCCCAGACCGACGTGGGCCTCGACGCCGCGCTGCCGCTGGTCCTCGCCCGTACCCACCTGTCCAGCTACCGGATCGGCGGCTGGTACGGCCCGAGTTGGGCGTCCACGCTGGACCAGCGAATCGAACTCGACGGCGAGGGCGTGCTGTTCGCCGCCGAGGACGGCATGATGCTCAGCTATCCGGTGCCCGAGCCGGGCGCCGCCGTCCAGCCGGTCGAGGGACCGCGCTGGCCGCTGTTCTGGGACGGTACCCCGGGCGGCGGCATGCGGATCACCGACCCTCACACCGGCCTCACCCGGCACTTCGCCGTGCCCGCCGAGGGTGCGGGTCCGCACGCCCGGGCGGCCGGCACCCTGCAGCTGCCGCTGCGCGCCGTCACCGACCGCAACGGGCACACCGTGGAGGTGCTGTACGGCCGTGGCGGTGTCCCGGTCGAGGTGCGGCACAGCGGCGGCTACCGGATCGGGATCAGCACCGAGGGCCACCGGATCACCGCGCTCGCCCTGCTGCCCCGCGAAGGGGCCGAGGGCGGTGAGGGCGGCGAGCCGGTCGAGCTGGTCCGGTTCGGCCATGACGGCAACGGCCACCTCGCCACCGTCACCGACTCCTCCCGGCTCGCCATGAGCCTCACCTACGACGGCGAGGGCCGGCTGACCGGCTGGACCGACCGGGTCGGCTACCGCTACCGCTACGTCTACGACCGGGCCGGGCGCTGCGTCCAGACCCGGGGCGACGGCGGCTACCTGGACGCGGTGTTCGCCTACGACACCGAGCAGCGCGTCACCACGATGACCGACGCGGTCGGCCACCGGACCGTCTACCAGTTCGACGAGGCGGGCCGGCTGGAGCGCGAGACCTCCCCGCAGGGCGCCGTCGCCACCTTCCAGTGGGACCGCTACGGCAGCCTGCTGTCGCGCACCGACCCGCTCGGCCGCACCAGCAGCTTCACCTACGACGAGGACGGCAACCTGGCCGTCTCCACCCTGCCCGACGGCACCACCAGCAGCGCGAGCTACAACGACCGGCACCAGGTCACCGAGCTGACCGCGATGGACGGCGCCCGGTGGCACTACGAGTACGACGAGCAGGGCAACACCGTCGCCACCGTCGACCCGATGGGCGCCCGCACCGCGTACGCCTTCGACGAGCGCGGCCGGCCCGTCGAGGTGACCGACGCGCTCGGCAACGTCAGCCGGGTGACCTACGACGCGGCCGGCCTGACCACCTCGCTGACCGAATCCAACGGGGCCGCGAGCCACACCACGCGCGACGCATTCGGGCGGCTCAGCACGGTCACCGACACGCTCGGCAACACCACCTCCTTCGGCTGGACCCTGGAGGGCCGCCCGGCCTGGCGGCAGGGCCCGGACGGCGCCAGGCACGAATGGACCCACGACGCCGAGGGCCGGGTGATCACGTACCGGGACCCGGCAGGCGGCGTCACCCGCGCCGAGTACGGCCCGTTCGGCAAGGTCCACGCCCGCACCGGCCCCGCGGGAGACCGCTACACCTTCGAGTACGACGGCCAGCTGCGGCTGGTCGCCGTCACCAACCCGGCCGGCGCCCGCTGGACCTACCGGCACGACCCGACCGGCGAGGTGATCGAGGAGACCGACTTCGCCGGCCGCACCGTCACCTACGAACGCGACCTGACCGGCGCTCTCACCGCCCGCACCAACGCCGCCGGGCAGCGGGTCGAGTACATCCGCGACGCCCAGGGCCGCACCGTCGAACTGCGCGCCGACGGCCGGACCATCACCTTCACCTACGACGGCGCGGGCCGCGTGCTGACCGCCGGCGACGGGCGGACCGGGGTGCGCCGCAGCTACGACCCGGTCGGCCGGATGATCGCCGAGGAGTGCGAGGGCCGGGTCACCACCTTCTCGTACGACCTGCTCGGCCGCCGGACCGGCCGGCGCACCCCTGGCGGCGCCGAGTCGCGGTGGACGTACACCGCGATCGGCCGCCCCGAGACGTTGACCGGGCCCGGCGGGGAGCTGCGCTTCCACTACGACCGGGCCGGACGCGAGGTGCGCCGCGAGTGCGGGCAGGTGGTGTTCGACCGCCGGTACGACGGCCTGGACCGCCTCACCGGCCAGCAGGTCCGCGCGGACGGCCGGGTGCTGAGCAGTCAGGACTACGCCTTCGGCCCGGACGGCGCGCTCGCCGGGACCACCGACCACCTGCTCGGCACCCGCACCACCCGGCTCGACGGCCGCGGCCGGATCACCGCCCTGACCGGCGCGAACTGGCAGGAGGGCTACCTCTACGACCGGGCCGGCGACCTGGTCGGCGTCCAACTGCCGCACACCGGCGACGACCAGGGCGAGTTCGCGGTGGACGGCGGACAGCTGAGGCGGGCCGGGGGGACCTCGTACGAGTACGACGCCCAGGGCCGGCTGGTGCGCCGCGTCCGACGGCTGCTCTCCGGCGGCGAACTCACCTGGCACTACACCTGGGACTCGCACGACCAGCTCACGTCGGTCGCACTGCCGGACGGAACCCTGGCCCGCTACCGCTACGATCCGTTCGGCCGACGGCGCGGCAAGCAGTTGCTGGCCGCCGACCGGGCCACCGTGCTCGACGAGACGGTCTTCACCTGGGCGCACGAGTTGCTGGTCGAGCAGGTCCGGACCCGCGCCGACCGGCCCGGACAGCAGGTCACCGTCTGGGAGTGGACGCCCGGCGGCCAGCGCCCGCTCACCCAGACCGACTGGCTGATGCCCGCCGCCGACGCCCCGCAGCACGAGATCGACCGGCGCTTCCACGCCATCGTCACCGACCTGGTCGGCACCCCGACCGAGCTGGTCGACGAGCACGGCACCGTGCGCTGGCAGCAGCGCACCACGCTGTGGGGCAGCCCGCTGCCCGGCGCGGTCGAGGAGGTCGACTGCCCACTGCGCTTCCCCGGGCAGTACCACGACACCGAGACCGGACTGAACTACAACGTCTTCCGGTACTACGACCCCGCCACCGCCCGCTATCTCAGCCCCGACCCGCTCGGGCTGGGCGGCGGCCCCAACCCGTACGGGTACGTGCTCGACCCGCGCCGGATCTCGGACCCGCTGGGTCTCGACCCGGACATGATCGACCTGTACCACGGCACCAACGGGAACGGCGCCACCAGCATCGAGAACCTGGGCATCAACCCCCGGTTCGACCCCCGCGCGATGGACTTCGGCCACGGCGGCTTCTACGTCACCGACGACCGCGACCAGGCCCACCGCTGGGCCCGCCGCCAGGGGCGGGAACCGGGCTCCGGCGGGCCGGCGGTACTGCACTTCCAGGTCTCCCGCTCGGAGCTGGAGGCATTGAACGGGCGGCGGTTCAACGACGACGACGAGATCGTCGACTTCATCACACGCCACCGCAACGACCGCAACGGCAGCCGGATGCACAACCACGACCACGTCGAGGGCCCGATGCTGCTCAACCTGAAGGAGTGGCGACGCGGTGACCCGATGGAACTCGGCGGCCACCAGATAGCCTTCCACCAGCAGCCGGGCGTCGATCTGCTCAGCAACGGATACGTGGGAAGGAACCGACGACGGTGA